CGGGATGATCGACCCTCTGGAGAACCTTCACGTGCGCTACCTGGACCTCAGCCACGCTTCTAATGTGACTCTGGAAAAACTCCACTACATGGAGTACCTCGCCTTCCTCAACTTGTCTTCGTGCGGGCTTGGCAATGTGACTCTCTTCAACATGCCTCAGCTTCGAGTTCTCGATCTCAGCTTTAACCTACTGACAGGTCTGTTTTCTCTCAGTCTCCGACACTTTTCTGCGTTTGAGTTTTTGGACCTGTCTGATAATTCTTTTGTGACAACTATCGGCAGTGACTTTGCTTTACAATTAGCAATAGGACAGCTTCGCAACCTGAGAACTTTGCTCATGACTAACGTTGGTTTGGAGGTAATAGACGACAAAGCGTTTAGTCCCTTGTCAAGCCTGAAGCACCTCGACCTGAGAAAAAATCCATTGCAGAGGTATGTTGAGGGATCTCTGATCGGTTTGACCTCCCTCGAAGAACTGCATACCGACGAATCAAAACTATGCTGTCATTATTTTCATCCTACGGTGTTGAGATGCTACGCTCCTTTCGATGAGCTCTCTTCCTGCAGCGACCTTTTGGCTCAGGATTTCTTCAGGGCATTTCTCTGGGTGCTGTCTTGCCAGGCCATTGTCGGTAACATCGGGGTCTTGGTCTACAGGGTGGTCATCGCCACGCACAACTCGGCATCCGCGTCCGTAGTCCTGGTCAAGAACCTGTGCCTCTCTGATCTCCTGATGGGAATCTATATGATGGTGATCGGCGTGGCTGACGTTCAGTTCAGAGGGGAATACGTAGCTCAGGAGAACGGCTGGAAGAGCAGTGTGACGTGTACGGTGGCCGGGTTTCTGTCGTTCGTGTCCAGCGAGGTGTCGGCCTTCGTGGTGTGTCTGATCACGCTGGACCGCGTGCTGGTCATCTGCTTCCCCTTCCACTCTCACCTGCACCTCAGTCATGTTGTCACCGTCATCTTGTGCTGCGGTGCATGGGTCCTGGGCTGTGTGCTGGCTGCAGTGCCTCTCCTGGCGGGGTTAGAGTTCTACGGACAGAACGGTATCTGTGTGCCTCTGCCTATCACTAGGCAGCAGTTCTCAGGGCAGAGATACGCCTTCGCTGTCTTCATCGTCCTCAACTTTGTCCTCTTCCTCGCCATCGGCGTGGGGCAGGCCGTCATCTACAGCGCAGTGCGTAACTCCAGCAAGGCAGCGGGAAATCAGATGCGGGAACGAGACATGGCTCTAGCGCGGCGCCTTCTGGTCGTGGTGCTGACCGACTTCTGCTGCTGGTTCCCCATCGGTCTGCTGGGGCTGCTGGCTGCCCGGGGCGCTCCCGTCCCTGGCGTGGTCAACGTGTGGGCCGCCATCTTCGTGCTGCCGCTCAACTCGGCGCTCAACCCGTTCCTCTACACGCTGAACAGTGTCCTGCGGAAGCGGAGGGCGCGGAGGATGGAGAAGAGAACGAAGAAGACGCTAGGCAGGCTGAGGACGGAGATCGCCACATGGCAGCCGGCCAGCGTGCACGAGCTGGTCAGGATATGCGTCAGCTCCAGAGTGGTGGACAGGGAGACGCTGCAGACACTGCTGGGGGTCAAGGACGCTGCGACAGTTGAAGGTCAGCATGGAGAGGACGTCGACCAGGGCAGGGGTGAGAATGACAGCAGTATTGACAATGGCAACAGGCAGGCTGTTTCCCACACCACCTTAGTCACCCATGATGCTACTCTTTGAACGGCAACGTCTGTGCTGACATCGAACATGGCTCTTGACCTGTTTGCATTTTAAAGGTGTAGCTCTCTGTGGCCATCTTCGTAGATGTCAAAGAATCGAGGACAAGAAAAGAAGTACAGTAGGGCCCCCACAAATTGTCACTCACTAAAAAGCTAATTACTCCTTGATTTGTTTCGCGAAAAACTTCGTATTCGGCTTACATTGGTTTGAGATATGGGATGATCAGTTCACAAAGTGTCAAGTGTGTCTgttaaatggtctgacttttatgCTCTTTCGAACATGTATTCCAAACGCAGGGATTGACTCGAAACACGAGGTTTAGCACTGCGTGGTAGATTGACAGAATAAAGAGTTTGAGTTGTTCGTTTCTTGACTGTATGAGCACAGCTGTGTTACATCACTGTCTCTGCGCCACTCATTGGAGTGATGCGCATAGATAAATAAGTTGAAAAACTTGACAGTTACACAATGGACAGATTCACTCATGAAGGACAGTCACCTGATACTGTTACAACGATAAATCATGTGCAATACATCTGACATAATGCAATGACATCCAACATTACAACTGATCTGTACCAAGCCTATTTAAAGGTAACAAAGTAAATCAGAACATAGTTTACGCTTAACAGAGaaattatgtagaggttacatgccgggtgtcagtgattattaaaaataatggtcgaagttcgcggatcatgaaaaatgcgagcttcagcgagctttttcatgaccgcgaactgagaccattattgttaataatcactgagacgaggtgtgtaacctctttattcctactttatttagttattcaaagaaaagaggaaattttgtgcgaaagtttgatcgaatcctattcactcaaccagtcaacctgcgcaggcgatcgattaatgcgcggttgtatagttccgtgcaaaccATTCCATTccgttaacacttcttgtcagtttccctgttttggactaaaatcaagtacacagatatgttgttatgctgctgtggcggtaaaggcagatattgtgtgttctgttcatgttttggtatcgcttatgataatgttctttcgtcaaatgagactagcagacgaacctTTGCatccgtgttccaacgttaataactgtatgaagttcagttttctggggaaaatagtgtatgaaaccgctttatgttctttaaatcgatgagatgtgtgcatttggttgcgtgtgatctgtttataaaatgaaatattgttgaaaactgaccgtcggattgcaatctgttgtcgaagaaactgagtgaaaagaaatttaaaaggggaactactcttgtcgctagacaaagtatgagagttacttgccttgggaatttgcttgtattgaacgtttgtgcacagcagatctagattcagaaaacaaccgaactcatggattttatatggagatgcATGTGTTccagcctgtagttgttaatttaaattcggcatgtttgtattgtttgctgcgagatgtatacttcgtacattagagcgttcggaacttttcagtcgcaaaagtagtaccgacacagaacagcttctcaacccattgcgctatcgaggattcaggctgttgctggctgttatttgtttggttgctgggtgtttatcgaaaaataactagctctacaagtttacagaggtaaagaagcagaggggggaatacgaAAGTGATAATACAGGGCCTCATTTGAAGGTCAGCAAGTATTCACTAAATAACTCTCAACCAGCAGATGTATTTAAAGTAGTACCTGCGTGtgcaaaaaataaaatctttacaTAAGCGCACACATCCGTCAACACAATCCACTCAAACAATCGcaacaatcaatatcaatcatacCAAGGCAAGAAACACACCACAGCATACATGAAAATGAACATGATGATTTAGTAGCCAGTCTTGCATTTGGCTACATTTATACAGATTTTCAAtttttaaatacatgtacatcaaCAAGAAAAAGTCGACAGCAAGCAAGCCCTCCCCTGCCATATATACAGGTCTCTACAAAATCAAAAAGTATCCGGAGCATGATTATCTCTGTGTGTAAACTGCCAAAATTCCCAGGCAAACTGGTTTCATGACACTGACATTCATAATCCATTAGATAAACCACACTCACACTTTACAAAATCATTTCCACAGCAAAGAGTGTTCTATAAACCATTTAACTTAGTTGTATCTCTTCACATAACTAAACATGCCAATACACAGTCTCTTCGTTTTAATAATAATCTTAAACGGCTCTGGATCTTAAACATGTAGAGTTTATGATTGCCATTTGGCAAATATGATGCTAGAATAACTTGTTCACGTCAAAGCACAAAATTCTTGTCTTTCATTTCGATAAAGTTTACAGCATCAACCATTTTCAGCCTGCTGATCCTCGCAGTAAAGAGCAAAATCTCTTGTTCATATCGACAACACtccagtgacacacacacacatacacacacacactcgcacacacacacacacacacacggacacacacacacacacacacacacacacacacacacacacacacacacacacacacacacacacacagcaagagacagacagagactgagattGCTGGCCGAaacattgtatatatatattatgttgTGCTTCTCCAATGACACATGACGTAATATGTAGCCAAGGCCTACAATATGATGCCAGTCCCTCTGCAGGAACATCATTTGACGTCACAATCTATATGTACACCCGGAAAACACTGGAGCTTGTCGTTTGCTTCTTTTCAAATTTGTAATATGGATTTGAAGCCACCATGAGATTAGTTGTGTTCTGCCTTGCCGTCTTGTTATCGAACAGCCACGTGGTGCCTGGTGAGTGTTGTCGTTACTTACATTACGGGCCTGTAAAAAGGGGTCCAAGGCATTAACATGATAG
This region of Littorina saxatilis isolate snail1 linkage group LG8, US_GU_Lsax_2.0, whole genome shotgun sequence genomic DNA includes:
- the LOC138974289 gene encoding G-protein coupled receptor GRL101-like, with the protein product MWQWGEQGGPIAYDQSELQRKGTALECAVLNVKKGLSLEPLLCGVVKSDQAPPEGFICMRPNPTRETGKLSLSGVSFPRASKTPTKFQTKECPDGSLVQTFHRCQWGEEDDDDDSGWSPLHLPLFQCRFGPAVHYSLLCDGKYDCQDRSDETNCHKPQFAPLQTSSFICRKFQAVPVLQRCDGMPDCFDESDEEFCESCTHHRVLCQDVGCIPMHYANYFQQCASNALTTESASPATPPRRVHLDGTGMSSLVTGDCGEGFFHCQGGHCIPTFLLNNGEQDCPRGEDEGITMDNVTCPGYYRCHGSGNCVDSDRLCDNIYHCPNKDDEMFCHMTCPRDQGCRCEGWAYTCSGMIDPLENLHVRYLDLSHASNVTLEKLHYMEYLAFLNLSSCGLGNVTLFNMPQLRVLDLSFNLLTGLFSLSLRHFSAFEFLDLSDNSFVTTIGSDFALQLAIGQLRNLRTLLMTNVGLEVIDDKAFSPLSSLKHLDLRKNPLQRYVEGSLIGLTSLEELHTDESKLCCHYFHPTVLRCYAPFDELSSCSDLLAQDFFRAFLWVLSCQAIVGNIGVLVYRVVIATHNSASASVVLVKNLCLSDLLMGIYMMVIGVADVQFRGEYVAQENGWKSSVTCTVAGFLSFVSSEVSAFVVCLITLDRVLVICFPFHSHLHLSHVVTVILCCGAWVLGCVLAAVPLLAGLEFYGQNGICVPLPITRQQFSGQRYAFAVFIVLNFVLFLAIGVGQAVIYSAVRNSSKAAGNQMRERDMALARRLLVVVLTDFCCWFPIGLLGLLAARGAPVPGVVNVWAAIFVLPLNSALNPFLYTLNSVLRKRRARRMEKRTKKTLGRLRTEIATWQPASVHELVRICVSSRVVDRETLQTLLGVKDAATVEGQHGEDVDQGRGENDSSIDNGNRQAVSHTTLVTHDATL